The Sphingomonas oryzagri genome segment CATTTGGAAACGATCCAGCCGAGGCGCTGCTCCTCGCGCGCCTCCGCGCCGAAGGCCTTGACCACCGCGTTGGTACCGATCGCGTCGGCCAGCACGCCGCCGATCTTGGTGTCCCACTGGTTGGAGAGGCGCGAGGCGGGCGCGATCACCTTCGTCGCCAGCGTCACCGTCAGCGCCACGTACGCGATCGCGCCCAGCCCCATGACCAGGCCCATTACCGGCCAGTGCGCGCCGAGCAGCAGCACCGTGCCGACCAGCACGACGAGCGACGGCAGCAATGCGAGAAGCAGCGTATCGTCGAGCGAATCGAGCGCCCACATGCCGCGCGTGATCTTGCGCACGGTGGAGCCGGAGAAGGCGTTGGCGTGCCAGTCGGTCGAGAAGCGCTGGACGCGCTGGAACGCCTCGTTGGCGATGTCGCGCATGATGCGCAGCGACAGCGGCACGATCGCCCACCAGGAGAGGTGGCGCAGCACCACCATCGCCGCACCCAGCGCGACGATCGCGAGGAACGCATCGAAGGCGCCGCCGTGCCCGGCCGCGCCGCGTCCCAGTGCATCGACGAGGTGGCCGACGAACAAGGGCACGAAGATTTCGGTGACGGTCGCGAGGCTCTGGCCGATCGCCACGGCCGCGGCGAGCCACCAGCGGCGGCGCCAGTGCTGGAAGGTGAAGGCGAGGACAGTGCGGAGAACCGCGGCGCCGTCTCGGGACTTGGGCTTGCTCATCGGGAAGATCGGCCCGTCGCCGGGTCCCTTATGTCGTCAGCGAAAGAAACGGCGGTGGGGGCGTGTCCACCGGAAGGGCTCAGATCAGCCCGATGCCCGTATAGGGGCGGCGCTTATACGATAGGATCATCGGTCGCCTCCCTTGCTTCGCTGAAACGATGCGGCCGCGCATAGCATGACGCGCGCGTGGACGCCAGTATGCGCCCGATCTCGTCATTGCGAGGCGCGAAGCGGCGAAGCAATCCATTCGGCCTTTGCGGTTCTGGATTGCTTCGCTTCGCTCGCAATGAAGGATGAGAGATGCGCGGCAAGGTCTTGATGTTAACGAATTCGCCCCGATATTCCGCGCAAGTCCGCGACTTGCCGAGCTTGTCGGCGGGTGCTAGCACGGCGGACGGGTGCGATGTCCGCGCCCCGCACCGGCGCCACTCTGGGCGGCCGGGTATCAGGTTGACGTCGCACAATGCCGCATTTCCTTTCCCGCACCGATCGCTTCGAGAGCGACGCGGCTGCGCGGAACGGGCGCCGGGCCGAACGAGCCCTGCATGCGTCTGCGACGGCCACGCACCACGCTGTTTCTTATCCCGCGATCCCCGTGCGCACGGCGCCGGCAGGATCGCTTCTTCACAACGACATATCGGCGCACCCGCTGCCGCCTCATATCGGCGGCCGGCGCGCCCGGAGAACAACTAATGACGATGCGCATGCTGATCGACGCGCGCCACCCGGAAGAGACACGGGTCGCGGTCGCCAAGGGTAACCGGATCGAAGAGTTCGATTTCGAGAGTGCCGAACGCAAGCAGCTCAAGGGTAACATCTATCTCGCCAAGGTGACCCGCGTGGAGCCCTCGCTCCAGGCGGCCTTCATCGAGTTCGGCGGCAACCGCCACGGCTTCCTCGCCTTCTCGGAAATCCACCCGGATTACTATCAGATCCCCAAGGAGGATCGCGACGCGCTGCTGCGCGAGGAGCAGGAAGAGGCCGAGGCGCTCGCCGCCGAGGACGACGATCATTTCGACGACGAGCATGACGATCACGATCATGATCACGCCGAAGCGTCCGATCACGACATCGACGTCGAATCGATCGAGCGTCTCGACGACGATGGCGGCCATGACGAGGAGCCGTCGGCCGAGGATCATCCGCACGAGGACGGTGAGGAGGCCGCCAAGCCGCGCCGTTCCAAGTCGGCCGGTCGCGGCGATGGCGATCATGTCGAGGCGCTGCGCAAGCGCCGCCAGAACCTGCGCCGCCGCTACAAGATCCAGGACGTCATCCGCCGCCGCCAGGTGCTGCTGGTGCAGGTCGTCAAGGAGGAGCGCGGCAACAAGGGCGCGGCGCTGACCACCTATCTGTCGCTCGCCGGCCGTTACTGCGTGCTGATGCCCAACACGTCGCACGGCGGCGGAATCTCGCGGAAGATCTCGAACGCCGCCGACCGCAAGCGCCTCAAGACGATCATGGCGGAGATGAACCTGCCGCGCACGATGGGCTGCATCGTCCGCACCGCGGGCCTCCAGCGCACCAAGGTCGAGATCAAGCGCGACTTCGATTATCTCGCGCGCCTGTGGGACGGTATTCGCGAGAATACGCTGAAGTCCGAAGCGCCGGCTCTGATCTACGAGGACAGCAACCTCATCAAGCGCGCCATCCGCGACATCTATTCGCGCGAGATCGACGAGGTGATCGTCGAGGGCGAGGAAGGCTATCGCACCAGCCGCGATTACATGAAGCTGCTGATGCCGAGGCATGCGAAGAAGATCCGGCCCTATGTGGACCCGGTGCCGCTCTTCCAGCGCTTCGGCGTCGAGGATCAACTGACCGCGATGTACCAGCCGGTCGTCCAGCTGAAATCGGGCGGCTATCTGGTCATCAACCCGACCGAGGCGCTCGTCTCGATCGACATCAACTCGGGCCGCTCGACGCGCGAGCACAATATCGAGCAGACCGCGACCGCGACCAACCTCGAGGCGGCGCACGAGATTGCCCGCCAGCTGCGCCTGCGCGACATGGCCGGCCTCGTCGTCATCGACTTCATCGACATGGAGAACGGATCGAACATCCGGAAGGTCGAGAAGGCGATGAAGGAGGCGCTGAAGAACGATCGCGCCCGCATCCAGGTCGGCCGCATCTCGTCCTTCGGCCTGATGGAGATGAGCCGCCAGCGCCTGCGCACCGGCGTGCTCGAAGCCTCCACCCGCATCTGCCCGCATTGCGAGGGCACTGGCTTCGTGCGCACCGCGTCGTCGGCAGGCCTGTCGGCGCTGCGCCTGCTTGAAGAGGCCGCCGCGCGCGGTCGTGGCACCCAGCTGGTGCTGCGCGCGTCGCGCGAGGCGACCATCTATGTGCTCAACCGCAAGCGCGCCGAGATCATGGAGATCGAGGATCGCTACGGCGTCCATATCGAGGTGATGCCCGATCACCACGACGAGGGCGCGCGGATGACCGTGGACATCTCCGGCCCGCCGCCGGCGCAGATGCCCAAGCTCGCCCCGATCCCCGAGCCGGAGCCGGACGACGATATCGTCGACGATTACGAGGACGAGATCGAGGAGGAAGAGGCCGAGGCGGCTGAGGAGCGCGGCCAGCGCGAACCGCGTGGCGGCCGGGACGAGGAGGGCGAGGGCAACGGCCGTCGCCGTCGCCGTCGTCGTCGTCGTGGCGGTCGCCGCGACGATGCGCCCGAGGGTGCCGAGCAGGCCGATGCCGCCGAGGGCGAAGAACCGGCCGACGAGGACAGCGAGGCCGAGCCGGTCGAGGCGTCCGAGGGCGAGCAGGAAGAGGGCGAGGGCAATGGCCGTCGCCGTCGCCGCCGCCGTGGCCGTCGTGGCGGTCGCCGCCGCGAGGGCGAGGAGCAGCTGATCGTCGATGCCGGCGATGTCGGCCCGATGGCGACCGATGTGGCCGAGGTTGCGCCCGAGGTGCTGGCGGAAGCCGAGCCGGTCGAAGCGACGCCGGTGAGCGCGCCTGCAGCCGAGGCGACGGACGCGAAGTCGGCCAAGCCCAAGGCGCGTCGCCGCCCCAAGGCGCGTGCCGCCGAGGACGCGCCGGCCGTCGAGGCCGCGCCCGAGCCGGTCGCCGCTGAGCCGGTCGCGGAGGAGGCTCCGGCCAAGCCCAAGCGCCGCACGCGCAAGAAGGCTGAGCCGGCCGTCGAGGCGCCCGCCGCCGAGGTCGCGCCCGAGCCGGCCGCCGCGGAGGAGGCCCCGGCCAAGCCCAAGGCGCGCCGTACGCGCAAGAAGGCCGAACCGGCCGCCGCCGAACCCGCCGTCGGCACGCCCGCCGAGGAAGAGGCCGCGCCGGCCCCCGCCGAGGAAACGGCCGCCAGCGACGGCAACGGAGAGGCGGAGTCCGACGAGGCGCCTCGCCGCGGTTGGTGGCAGCGCACCTTCGGCGCCTGATCGACCGCCGTCATTGCGAGCAAAGCGAAGCAATCCGGAGCCACCGACGTGGAACTGGATTGCTTCGTCGCTTCGCTCCCCGCAATGACGCCGGAGGTCGGCGCGTCAGCCGGGGTTCAGGCCGGGGAGGCGAGGATTGAGCATGGCCGCTAATGCCATTCGCCTCGCCCCCGCACGCCTCGCCGCGCTTGGTCGCTTCCTCACGCTTCTCTTCCTGACTTTCCTCGTCGCCGGCCGTCCGCTGCTGGCACAGGATGGCGATCCGCAGATCCTGCGCGATACCGAGACCGAGCAGTTCCTCGCCGACATCTCCGCGCCGCTGGCCAAGTCCGCTGGCCTTGCGCCCGGCGCGTTGAAGGTCGTGCTGATCAACGATCCGGAGATCAACGCCTTCGTCGCCGGCGGCCAGACCATCTACATCAACTCCGGCCTGATCCTTGCCGCCGACAATGCCAATGAGGTGGAAGGCGTGATCGCCCACGAGCTCGGTCATATCGAGGCCGGGCATATTCCGCTGCAGGGCGAGGGGCTGCGGCCCGCGAGCCGTATCGCGCTGCTGTCGCTGCTGCTCGGCGTCGCGGCGATCGCGGCGGGCGCAGCCGGACCCGGCATGGCCGCGCTCGGCGCCGGCACCCAGGTCGCGCAGAGCAAGGCGCTGGCTTTCACGCGGGGGCAGGAGGGCAGTGCCGATGCCTCGGCCGTCCGCCATCTCAACGAGGCGCATTATTCGGGCAAGGGCATGGTCAGCTTCTTCGCCAAACTGAAGCAGGAGGAATATCGCCTCACCCCGGCCGACGCGACCATCGATCCCTACGCGCAGACCCACCCCATGACCGACGATCGCGAGGCGGCGCTGACCGCCGACCTCCAGAAATCGCCCTGGTGGAACGCGATGCCGGATCCGGCGCAGCAGGCGCGCTTCCTGCGGGTGAAGGCCAAGCTGGCGGGCTATGTGCAGGATCCCGACGTGACGCTGCGCAAGATGCCGGAGAGCGATCAGACCATTCCCGCCCATTATGCCCGCGCTTATGCGTGGCACCGCGCCGCTTATCCGGACAAGGCCAACCAGGAGGCGGACGCGCTGCTCGCCACCGCGCCGCTCGATCCCTATTTCAACGAGCTGAAAGGCCAGATCCTGCTGGAGAACGGCCATCCCAAGGAGGCGCTGGCGCCGCTGCGCATCGCGGTGGCGCAATCGCACGGCGCGCCGTTGATCTCCGCGCTGTTCGGGCAGGCGCTCATCGCCACCGATGATCCGGCCAATTTCGCGGAGGCCGAGAAGGTGCTGAAGGTCTCGGTCGACAAAGATCGCGAGGACCCGCTCGCCTGGTATGCGCTGGGCGCCGTCTATGCGCAGCGCGGCGACGAGGCGCACGCCGCGCTCGCCAGTGCGGAAAAATATGCGATGGACGGTAACGATCAACTCGCACGAACGAATGCGGAGAAGGCGCTGCTCGGCCTGAAGCAGGGGACGCCCGATTATCTGCGTGCGGAGGACATCGCGGTCACCTCGCGCAACAACATGGACAGCCGGTACGGGAAGAAGCGTTGAGCATTGGGTGGAAGGAAGCGGCGGGCGGCCTTGGGGCCGCAGCGCTGGGTGCGATCGCGACGGTCGCGGTGATGGGCGGCTTCGGCCATACCGGGGGCGGCGCGCCCGATCCCAAGGCGACCGGCGAGATCGTGCATCAATATCTGCTCGATCACCCGGAGGTGATCCCCGAGGCGATGGACCGGCTGCAGGACAAGCAGACCGCGCAGGCGATCGACGCCAACCGCGCGCAGATCGAGGCTCCGTTCGCGGGCGCGATCGCCGGCAATCCCAAGGGCGACGTGACGCTGGTCGAATATTTCGATTATGCCTGCGGCTATTGTCGGCAGAGCGTGGCGGACGTCGACAGGCTGATCGCGACCGACCCGAAGCTGCGCGTCGTCTACAAGGAATTGCCGGTACTCGACGGCGCGATCAGTGACCGTGCCGCGCAGGTGAGCCTCGTCGCCGCCAAGGCTGGCAAGTTCGGGGCCTTCCACCACGCGCTCTATCAGGTTCCGGCCCCGCTCGACGATGCCAAGACGGACGCGGTGGCGGCGAAGATGGGGCTGGATCTGTCGGGGATGTCCAGCGCGGACATCGTCAACGAGATCAACGCCAACCTGACGGCGGGCCGATCGCTGCGCATGTCCGGCACGCCGACCTTCATCATCGGCGATCAACTGCTGGCGGGCGCGGTGGGCTATGATGCCCTCAAGGACGCGATCGCCAAGGCCCGCAAGGCGAAGGGCTGATCCCGCCCTTCAATCGTGAATTTCACATCATCCGTATCGGGGGCGGGCCGGTGTTTCGAACGCCGCCCGCGCCCCCTCGCTTCGGCTTACGGGCTGACCGAATCGTGCCCGTTGTCCTTCGTCGCGACGATGATGCCGCCGGCGGCCACGCCCGCGAGAAGCACCAGCGGCAGGACAGCCGATCCACCCAGCTTCGACTTGCCGGCGGGGTTCGCCGTCCGGACGCCCGACTGCACGCCGGGCTGCAGCGAGACCGTGCCTGCGGAGGGTTGGATCGGCACCGCGGCCATGGCCTGACCGGCGAATGCCACCGCGGCGAGCAGCAGCGTACTGCGAGCAAATTTCATGAGGAGCCTCCCTTGGCCGCCTGATCGCGACCAACGTCTACGCATCGCGCAAAATTTTGTTCCGCCTTCGGAGCCATTTATCGCAATGCGCGTTATAGGGAGGGGCAGGGATTGCCCTGCCATCCAGGGAGGTCTTCTATGAGACTATCGAATTTGGTCGCCGGCGCGGCCGCAATCATGATCATTTCGGGCAGCGCCGGTGCTGCCGTGCGGCCGGCCGTCGGCGTTGCCTCCCTCCAGCCGACGCAGATGGCGGGTAGCCGGATCGGTGCGCCGGCCTCCGGCGCGCGCGCGCATCTGGCGGGCGGCGGCGCCGGGCTGGCGATCGTCGGTGTCGCGGCGGTCGGTATCGGTGTGGCCGTCGCGGATGCGGCGGGCGCATTCAAGGACGATGACCACCATCTCAATCCGGTCAGCCCCTGAACGACAAGGCGACCGAAGCCGTGATGCTTCGGTCGCCGGCTTGTGCGGCGGGCCAGGCCCCGCATTGTGAATAGTTCGTGGGAACGGTGCTGCGCCCTAGAATGGCGGCATGATCCACCGCCACTGGCGCCTGATCGCGCATCCCGAAGGCACGCGGTTCGACGACGCGATCCGTCTGGAAGAGGCGCCGCGCCCCGATCCGCAGGATGGCGAGGTGCTGATCCGCAACCGCTGGCTGTCGCTCGATGCCGGCACGCGCATGTGGATGACGCCGCGCACCGACGGCTATCAGCCGCCGCTGCCGCTGGGCATCGTGGTGCCGGGGCAGGCGATGGGCGAGGTGGTCGCCTCCCGCCATCCCGGTTTCCGCGAAGGCGACTGGGTGCGCGGCTTCGGCCAGTGGGCGGACCATAGCTGCGTGCGGCCCGAGACGAGCGGACTGACAGTGCTCGATCCCCGCATCGATGACATCCGCCAGCATCTCGGCGCGCTCGGCATGAACGGCTGGACGGCCTATGCCGGCGTCGCCGAGGTCGGGCGGGCGCAGGCAGGCGAAACGGTGCTGGTCTCCGCCGCCGCCGGATCGACCGGGCTGCTCGCGCTGCAGATCGCGCGCAATCTCGGCTGCCGCACCGCCGGCATCGCGGGCGGTGCGGAGAAATGCCGCTATCTCACCGGCACGATCGGGGTCGATGTCGCGATCGACCGGCGGGCCGATGACGTGGCCGCGCGACTGGCCGCGCTCGGCGGCGTGAACGTCTATTTCGACAATGTCGGCGGCCCGCTGCTCGATGCCGTGTTACCCCAGATGGCGCATTACGGCCGCATCGCGCTGTGCGGCCTGATCGCCGATTACGAGGAAGCCGGCACCATTGTCCGCCGCTTCGACCAGATCCTGATGCGGCGGCTGCAGGTTACCGGCTTCTTCTCGCCCGATTTCGCGCATCGCGGGTCGGAGCTTACCGCCATCCTGCGCGCATGGCTGGACGAGGGCCGGCTCACCATGCCGTTCGACGAGACGGCAGGCCTGGAGAACACGCTTGCCGCTTATGCCCGGCTGTTCACCGGCGGCAATCTCGGCAAGGTGATCGTGCGCGTCTGATTCTACTCGGCCGGATTGGGCAGCGGCTCGCCGGCAAAGAAGGCGGCGAGATTGGCGAGCAGCATGTCGCGCATCTGGCTGACCGAGCGATCCGTGGCGCCCGCCGTGTGCGGGGTGAGCACGGTGTTGGGCACGTCCGCCCAGCGCTCGGCCGGGGTCGGCTCGGTCGCGAACACGTCGAGCGCGGCGCCGCCGACCCGCCCGTCCTTCAGCGCAGCGATCAGCGAGTCCTCGTCGACGAGCTGGCCGCGCGCGACGTTGACCAGCAGGCCCTGCGGCCCGAGCGCATCGATCACCTCGGCCGAGACCATCCCGACATTGCCGCCATGCGCGCGCGCCGCGACCGCGAGAATGTCGCTCTCCCGCGCCAGCGCGACGAGGCTTTCGGCGCGGGGCCAGCGGGCATCCGGCTTGGGGTTCGGCCCCCACCAGGCGACGCTCATCCGCATCACTTCCGCCCGTGCGGCCAGCGCCACGCCGATGCTGCCGAGGCCGACGATGCCCAGCCGCTTGCCGGCGAGCGAGCGGGTCAGCGGCGTCTCGCGCGCGTGCCAGCCACCGGCGCGCAGCCGCGCATCGCCCGGTACGATGGCGCGGGCATGGCCCAGGATCAGCCCGATCGCGTGATCGGCGACATCCTCGTCATTGACGTTGTGTGCGTGGCTGACGGCGATGCCGCGCGCCTTCGCCCATGCCACGTCGATCCCGTCATAGCCGACGGTGAAGCAGGCGATCAGCCCGAGCCTGGGCATCCGGTCTACCAGTTCCGGCGGAATCGCGAACTCGCCCGCCGCCACCAGCGCCTGCACCTCGCCGATGCGGGCCTCGTCATCGGCTTCCCACAGCTTCAGCACCTTATAGTCCGCCGCCAGGGCCATAGCCAACGGGGCCAGATGGGGCTGGGCGATGAGGATGGAGGGTTTGGCGGACATACGGGTCTCCTGAAAGCTGCACACGCTTACGATCGGGGCGCCTTCGCCTTGCCCCATTCGCGCACCACCGTGTAGCCCAGATAACCTGTGCCGAAGAGTGCGTAGAGCGGCTCGGGGATTGCATCGAGATAGGCGGCGATCGCACGCGTCATCGCGGCGGCCATGACGGGCGCGACGGCCGCGATCCCCGCCATCGGAAAGGCGCCGAGCAGCAGCGCGTACATCACGTAGAGGAAGGCGGGGCGCGCGCGGGAGGTGAACCGATCGGCCGAGGCGTCCTCGATGTCGAGCGGGGAGGGCGAGAAGGCCATTGCTCAGCCCACCCGGTTGGCGAGCCAGCCGTAGAGGAAGGCTTCGTTGGCGGGCCGCGTCTCGGCGAGCGCGAGATAGCGTTCGCCCTGCAGCGCATCGAGCGCCTTCACCAGCACTGTCTCGCCCGCGCTCCCGCGCACCCGCAGGAAGGCCTTGAGCGCGGCGAGCACCGCATCGTCCACCGCGCCCTTCACGGCCACGTCGCGATAATCCGCGCCGTTGCGGTTCAGCGCGTTGAGCGCGCGGCGCAGGAAGCCGGCGGCGGTGCCGGTGCCCATGTTGGCGCCGGTGTCGAACAGCTCGGCCGCGACCTTGGGTGCCAGCGCCGCCACCGCGTCGAGGCGCGGCTTCGTCCAGTAATCGGCGCGGTAGATGGTGGCGGCGGTGTCGCGCGGCAGTTTCGCCATGTCGCCGGCATAGCCGTGCGCCTTCGCGACCGCCTGGGTGATGCCGTAGCGGGTCGGGCCGCCCCTGTCGGCGGTGCGGGCGACATATCCGCCCTCGCGGGCGATCAGCTCATTGATCAGGGTGGCGGGGTCCATGGCTCGGCTCCATCACAGGCGAGCCGAATCATATAACCATAATGGTTCGTGTAGGAAAATGATTTTTGCGTTTTCGGATCTGGAAAAGCGAAAGGCCGCCACGATCCCCTCGTGACGGCCTTTCTCCGGGTAGTGCGTGACGAAATCGGTTACGCCACCTGTGCGGCGCCCGCTTCCTGCGGATCGCGCAGCACATAGCCGCGGCCCCACACGGTCTCGATGTAATTCTCGCCCTCGCAAGCGAGGCTCAGCTTCTTGCGCAGCTTGCAGATGAACACGTCGATGATCTTGAGTTCCGGCTCGTCCATGCCGCCGTAGAGATGGTTCAGGAACATCTCCTTGGTGAGCGTGGTGCCCTTGCGGAGCGAGAGCAGCTCCAGCATCGCATATTCCTTGCCGGTCAGGTGCACGCGGGCGCTGTCGACCTCGACCGTCTTGGCGTCGAGATTGACCTGCAGCTTGCCGGTGCGGATCACGGACTGGCTGTGCCCCTTCGAGCGGCGGACGATCGCGTGGATGCGGGCGACCAGTTCCTCGCGGTGGAAGGGCTTCACGACGTAATCGTCGGCGCCGAAGCCGAGCGCGCGGACCTTGCTGTCCATCTCGGACACGCCGGAGAGGATCAGCACCGGGGTCTGCACCTTGGCGACGCGGAGCTTCTTCAGCACGTCGTAGCCGTGCATGTCCGGCAGGTTCAGGTCCAGGCAGATGATGTCGTAATCGTAGAGCTTGCCCAGATCGAGGCCCTCTTCGCCGAGGTCCGTCGTGTAGGTGTTGAAGCCCTCCGCGCCGAGCATCAGCTCGATGGCCTTGGCGGTCGTGGGATCGTCTTCGATCAGAAGTACGCGCATTGTCCGTCCATCCCCGTCAGCATGGCCAGAGCGCTCCGCCCACAGCCTTCCGTTCACGTTTACGGGTATGAAGGAAAAAGGTTAACGGTCCGTAAAGCCCAAACGAATCGTTTACGCGCCGAGTCGAATCGGCCGTTGCGCAATGGTCGAAATGCGTGGCACGGGGGCCACATGCTGGCCGACCGCATCCTGTTCATCGACGCCGAGGCGATCGTGCTCGACAAGCCGGCGGGATTGCCGGTCGATCGGCCGCGCGATCACGCTGACAGTATCGAGGATGCGCTCGAAACCTTGCGTTTCGGTTTCCAGCGATCACCGCATCCCGTGCATCGGCTGGACCGCGACACGTCGGGCTGCCTGCTGCTGGCGCGCAACCCGAAGGCGCACAAGCGCTTCGCCGCCGCGTTCGAGGCGGGGCAGGCGGAGAAAGTGTATCTCGCCGTGCTGGACGGGGTGCCGGAACAGGCGGGCGGCCGAATCGAACTGGCGCTGTCCAAACATTCCACGCGTGCCGATGGCTGGCGGATGGTCGGCGATGCGAAGAAGGGCAAGCCGTCGGTGACCGACTGGCGCCTGCTCGGTGTCGAGGGCGGTCGCGCGCTGGTCGAGTTCCGGCCGCAGACCGGGCGCACCCACCAGTTGCGGGTCCACGCCGCCGAAGCGCTGGGCCTGCCGATCGTCGGCGATCCGGTTTATGGTCGGGGCGGGGAAGCGATGCTGCTCCATGCCGCGCGCCTCACTTTGCCGCGCGCGCCCAAGCCGGCGATCGAGGCGGAGGCGCCGTTGCCCGAGAGTTTCGCGCGCTGGGCGGGGCACGCCGGTGCCTGAACCTTACGTCCTGCCCGAAGAGGCGCTGGAGGAACGCTTCCTCGCCTCGACCGGGCCGGGCGGGCAGAACGTCAACAAGGTCGCGACCGCCGTGCAGTTGCGCGTCGATGTCTACGCGTTGCGGCTGCCGCCGGCTGTCTTCCAGCGGCTGAAGGCGCTGGCCGGTTCGCGCTGGGTGGAGGGCGGCGCGATCCTCGTCACCGCGCGCGAGTATCGCACCCGCGAGGCGAATCGCGAGGCGGCGAGGGCGCGGATCGTCGCGATGATCGAGCAGGCGCTGGTGAAGCCCGAGCGCCGCATCAAGACCAAGCCGACCAAGGCATCGAAGGAACGTCGCCTCACCGCCAAGTCGACGCGATCGGGCGTCAAGGCGGGGCGCGGCAAGGTGCGGATCGACTGAGCGGACCTCCTTGTGGGTCCTTCCGGGTTTTGCCGCGTTGTGCGGGCGATGGCCGGCGGCGTAGAGACGCGTGCGGCCGTGACATGGAGGACATGATGCGCAGGACGATGATATTCTCGGCGGTGATCGCGGCGGTGACGATGCCTGTAGCGGTTCCGGCCCCCGCTCTCGCGCGCCACGAAACCTATACCGGTCGCGACGGTCGCTATCATTATCGCTGCAAGCGCAGCAGCGGGCGGACCGGCCTGCTCGCCGGCGCCGGCGGCGGCGGCCTGGGCGCGGCGGCGCTGGGCGCCGGCCCGATCGGCATCGCGGCGGGCGTGATCGGCGGCGGCCTGCTCGGCCGTCACCTCGACAAGAAGCACGACGCCGCCCAGAATCGCCGCAACGGCTGCTGAGAGTCGGCTGGTGCGGCTCCTGAATCAAAAAAGAAACCCCGCCGGAGCGTGCTCACGGCGGGGCCAAGGTTCAGGGAGTGCCGGCAGGGGTCGGCCGGCGATGAGCGGTATAGAGCCGCGCGGCTGAACGGCGGATGACCCAAGCGCGTCGTCCCAGAGCATCCTTGCCGCGTTCCGCCCGCCATCCTATCTGCGGCCTCCCACCCGGAGCCGAATAGCCATGTACGATTTCAAGCCACAGGCCGGCGCCGATGCCGCCATCGTCTGGGACGATCTCCTCTCCGCCGTCGATGGCGTGACCAAGGGCGAGCCGGATCCGATCGCCAATATGGCCAATGTCGCGGCGCTGCTGTGGGAGCTGGTGCCCGATCTCAACTGGGCGGGTTTCTACCGCATGGTCGGCGGCGAGCTGGTGCTCGGGCCGTTCCAGGGGCGCGCCGCCTGCATCCGCATCGCGCTCGGCGCGGGCGTGTGCGGCACGGCGGCCGCGACG includes the following:
- the ctrA gene encoding response regulator transcription factor CtrA translates to MRVLLIEDDPTTAKAIELMLGAEGFNTYTTDLGEEGLDLGKLYDYDIICLDLNLPDMHGYDVLKKLRVAKVQTPVLILSGVSEMDSKVRALGFGADDYVVKPFHREELVARIHAIVRRSKGHSQSVIRTGKLQVNLDAKTVEVDSARVHLTGKEYAMLELLSLRKGTTLTKEMFLNHLYGGMDEPELKIIDVFICKLRKKLSLACEGENYIETVWGRGYVLRDPQEAGAAQVA
- a CDS encoding RluA family pseudouridine synthase, which codes for MLADRILFIDAEAIVLDKPAGLPVDRPRDHADSIEDALETLRFGFQRSPHPVHRLDRDTSGCLLLARNPKAHKRFAAAFEAGQAEKVYLAVLDGVPEQAGGRIELALSKHSTRADGWRMVGDAKKGKPSVTDWRLLGVEGGRALVEFRPQTGRTHQLRVHAAEALGLPIVGDPVYGRGGEAMLLHAARLTLPRAPKPAIEAEAPLPESFARWAGHAGA
- the arfB gene encoding alternative ribosome rescue aminoacyl-tRNA hydrolase ArfB, which codes for MPEPYVLPEEALEERFLASTGPGGQNVNKVATAVQLRVDVYALRLPPAVFQRLKALAGSRWVEGGAILVTAREYRTREANREAARARIVAMIEQALVKPERRIKTKPTKASKERRLTAKSTRSGVKAGRGKVRID
- a CDS encoding GAF domain-containing protein: MYDFKPQAGADAAIVWDDLLSAVDGVTKGEPDPIANMANVAALLWELVPDLNWAGFYRMVGGELVLGPFQGRAACIRIALGAGVCGTAAATGETQRVEDVHAFPGHIACDAASASELVVPIVIGGRIEGVLDLDSPTPARFTAADAAGAERLCALLSERLAS